ATTGATATCTATGCAAGCATAGCTGTCATATGAAGTACAAGAGTTGTTGTGAAAATGTTTTAGAGTAGACATACAGAGCACAAAGGGGAGTATAACAGACGTGCCTCGGCTATTTCCTCATTGGGTGGATCTGCCACGGCGTCACCCCGTTTCGGTCCTGACGCCCGCGGCATCCGGTCCTTTTATTCGCGTCGTCTCGACAGTTTTATTCTCTTCATATCAATTTCTGTGTAATCTACATAATATCAGCAATATGGGCAAGAACGTCACATTGTTTGATGATCCAGGAGTCGATGCTACCAAAGCGCCGATCGAGAATGTCTTGGAATTAACGCCCGTTGTCGACATCGGTCCGGTACAACAAGTCCACCCAATACCCCGTATCCAGAAAAACAAACTAACAACCCACTCTACAGGATGTTTTCACCAATACCCGCCCCCTCTGGCACCCCCCAGGAGCCCGCGGCATCTACGGCGGCGCCGCTATAGCCCAGTCCCTCTCCGCAGCCATGCGAACCGTCCCCTCCGATTTCGCCGTCCACAGCATGCACTGCTACTTCGTGCTAGCCGGTGACTCACAGATCCCCATTTTATATCACGTCGAACGAGTGCGCGACGGCCGGAGCTTTATCACGCGGACGGTGCAGGCGAGACAGCGGGGCCGGCCCATCTTCACCACCACGCTGAGTTTCAGTCGGGCTAATAGTGgcgggaagaagaagttggAGCATGCGTCGCCGAAGCCGGATATTGCGATGCCGGGGGATACTTCCTCGTTGAGTGCGAGGAAGAGGTTGGAGAACGAGAGTGGTGGTGGGGGGCCATTTGAGAGCCAGAAGGCGGGGATCGTAAATCGTATGTGTTTCGCTTTTCGCGGGTGTCCTTTTAATTACGGTGGCTGACGACCCACGGTGACAGGTACTTCGAATCCTGAGGATAAGAGGATGCGCCGGTTTGTCCGCGCGCGAGGACATATTTCGGATGATGGGGGTCATCAGGCTCACCTTTCGGCCCTAGCCTACATCACAGATAGTTACTTTATTGGAACAGTGTCACGGGTTCATGATATCCCTCGGTTTTCCTCTCCCGAGGAGCTGCAGAAGGTCTTGAACGCTCTCAAGAACCCATCAGACCTGGACGATGAGGACATCGCGCGGGCCCTGAAGGAGctgaaggaagaagaaaccaCGGAACTTCGCCGTCGTCTGGAAGGCGCGCTAAGCAAAGCCATGGGCAAGCAAGAGGAGCACAAGGAAGTGGGTATGATGGTCAGTCTGGACCACTCGATCTACTTCCACAACCCTTGGGCGTTTCGGGCAGATGAGTGGATGCTCATCGAAATGGAGAGCCCGTGGGCCGGAGAGGGTCGGGGCTTAGCCATCCAGAAGATTTGGTCGAAGGATGGGGTGTTGGTTGCCACTTGTACGCAGGAGGTGAGTTTCTCATTTGCTAGTTCCTTTTACCCTCCCCCATACCTTCCCCATTCATCTTGGTATTCTGGCTTCCGATTGGGACGCAGGAATGGCAACTAACTTCGAACTACAGGGAGTCGTGCGGTTAAAACAGGACGAGCCGCCCCGTTCGAAGATCTAGTGGGCGCGAATATTGACATGGCCCAATCTTATTGCTTCGCTTAAGTGTATACCCTTCATTTCAGTGCGTTACTCGTTGTAATTAGACGGCCGGACGGAGTATATAGACTGGACCGGCCTGCTGTGGTTTCTCTtctgtttttattttttgtATTCATCTTTTCGGTCTTATAGAGCCTGTCTATTCGTTTATTTTTCTTGAAAGTCTCTGTTTAAGGATTCATTCATTTGCTATAAGTACAAACACAAAACAATATGACCACCCAATGCAATGATGATGTGTTGCAAACAAGAAATAAAGAGACAAAACCGCCCTGATAGTAAGTatgcatggtcaaaacaaCGAAAATCAGATCAAAAAGCCGCCCACCCGCTTTCCCAAAA
This Aspergillus chevalieri M1 DNA, chromosome 3, nearly complete sequence DNA region includes the following protein-coding sequences:
- a CDS encoding uncharacterized protein (COG:I;~EggNog:ENOG410PHJJ;~InterPro:IPR003703,IPR029069,IPR042171;~PFAM:PF13622;~go_function: GO:0047617 - acyl-CoA hydrolase activity [Evidence IEA];~go_process: GO:0006637 - acyl-CoA metabolic process [Evidence IEA]) translates to MRTVPSDFAVHSMHCYFVLAGDSQIPILYHVERVRDGRSFITRTVQARQRGRPIFTTTLSFSRANSGGKKKLEHASPKPDIAMPGDTSSLSARKRLENESGGGGPFESQKAGIVNRTSNPEDKRMRRFVRARGHISDDGGHQAHLSALAYITDSYFIGTVSRVHDIPRFSSPEELQKVLNALKNPSDLDDEDIARALKELKEEETTELRRRLEGALSKAMGKQEEHKEVGMMVSLDHSIYFHNPWAFRADEWMLIEMESPWAGEGRGLAIQKIWSKDGVLVATCTQEGVVRLKQDEPPRSKI